Within the Glycine max cultivar Williams 82 chromosome 12, Glycine_max_v4.0, whole genome shotgun sequence genome, the region aaggcataaccaagtACTCATAATGACCGTAACGGGTCCTAAAGGCAGTCTTCAGAACATCTTCAGGCTTCACTCTAATCTGGTGGTAACCTGACCTAAGATCTATCTTACTGAACACACAAGCCCCTACTAATTGGTCCATCAGGTCATCTATCCTAGGCAAAAGGTACCTATTCTTAATCGTTACCTTATTCAACTGACGATAATATACACATAGCCTCATAGTCCTATCCTTCTTCTTAACTAACAACACCGGTGCTCCCCAGGGTGACACACTAGGCCTCAcaaattgtttctctaagagttcctctaactgtttcttaagctcACTCAACTCTACAAGGGACATCTTATAAGGtgctatggatatgggtccagTACCGGGCACTAGGTCTATAGAGAACTCGAcctctctctcaggtggtaatCCTGACACCTCCTCAAACACCTCTGGAAACTCTCTCACCAATGGTTTTGGTCTCAACATTTGTACTAGCTAAGATCATGTATACCTCTGCATCCTCCCTTAAAGATGCCTCAACTTAGTTAGCAGACAAAAACATATCGCCTTCACTCACACCAGACTCAAGAAAAACAACAGATTTCTCAAAAGAATTTAATAagacatgattggaagataaccaatccataccaagaataacatcaatctgaCTCAAAGGTAAAACAACTAAGTCAATCAGAAATTGTCTATTAGAAATTAAGACAGGGCATTGCAAGCACACATCAGAAGTTAAAATAGACCCACTAGCAAGTGTATTCACAATCAAGTCAAATTTCAAGAAGACACAGGCAAGACAAGTTTTTCAACACAGACATGAGAAATAAATGAATGGGTCGCACCTGAATCATACAATACAACCAAGGGAACTTGACTTATGAAACACATACCTTGAATGAGATCATCAGACTGTGCGGCATTGGCACCACTAAGAGCAAACACTCTCCCTGTGGTCTTTGGTCGTCTGTTCTGGTTATTCAGACTTCCACTCATTTTCTCCCTCCTCGGACGTGGGCAACTGGTACCTCGGCAGTTGAAATAAGTCACGTCACTATCTGGGCACTCACGAGCAAAATGACCCATCCTACCACACTTAGCACACCGGGTTGGCGTAGCAGGTGTAGCAGGAGTACCACCACCACCTCTACCAACAGGCTGAGACACTTTGTTAACTGGTTGAACTCCCACAAGCTAGGTGATGTCCTCCACTGGTCCTTTGTCCCCCAGAATGGTTACCATATTTCCCAAGAGGGGCAGAATATGGCTTAGCACGACTGTGAGTCACAAGCTTCTTCTCTTTCCCATGACTAGCATTGGCATTCCTGTAAAAAGCAGCCTTCTCACACTGATCTTCATCAAAGGTTCTACACATGTTGGTCAACTGTGCAAAGTTATGAATACTGTGATAGTTTACCATCATCTTTACTTCTGGTCGAAGGCCATTGACAAATTTCACACATTTGAACCTCTCCCCAGCTTCCCCCTGATAATGAGGAAAATACCTTACAAGGTTCTCAAACATCACTGCATACTCTTCCACCGTCATACTCCCTTGTTTTAGCTCAAGGAACTCCATCTCCTTCCTATTCTTCACATCTTCTGGAAAATACTTCTCCAGAAAAGTTTGTCTGAAGGTACCCCATGGGACAACAACACCACCTACTCCCTCCAAACGTGGGCGAGTGTTCTCCCACCAATACTCCGCCTCATCTGCTAGCATGTGAGTAGCAAACAACACCTTCTGATGGTCCTGACATTCCATCACCCGGAAGATCTTCTCAATCTCCCTCAGCCAAGTCTTAGCACCTTCAGGATCATAACCCCCTTTGAAGGTAGGTGGGTTGTTCCTCTAAAAGCGATCTAAACCATGATACATAGTTGCTCCTCCACCGCCTCCCTGATTGGCCATAACTTGCACCAAGTTGTTCAAGGCCTCGGTAAGGAGTCGTTCTCGCTCATTTCTCCCAGCCAATACTTCCTATGTCACACAAGCAACAAAactttgaaaagagaaaaaaaatatataccaacACAAAGAGTACACTtctaatcaaacaaaacaaacacaacgcATTAGAGTACACAAGGAAACACAGAAAGCTCACAACACACATGGCTgaaaggttcgacctgctctgataccactaaatgtgacaccctttaccctcacaaataacaaataaaaggaaataaaatcatgcagaattttttttaaaacacattgactttaaattgatttcaaaagataaagGGTTCCCATTCACTTAATGAAAACATAGTAgaaattgtttgaataaaaacaacaaagttatcccgactcaaaacaaggccttccatgttgaataaaataaaataaaaaaaaaactaaaatagtaaacataacacaattatatcatttaCAGAAATTATAACATGCGAAGTAAAATtctatgccccaatgtcacacttatcagaGCATGTCTCTAACACAGACTAAGTTTCTCCGACTCTATCATGGAACTCATTATATGATGACTCACCTGAAACAAAATGgcaatcagcccaaacacaaacacacatcgggaatgagttatcacattcatatataataaaatattagagcatgtaaaacatataatacttaaagctgaatttatataattaacatcACTTCACAAAATCACACACATTATGCACATCCATTCAAGTTCATCCATTccagaaaataacatcaaaccccAATGTTTAACCCAATGAAAGTCAAACATATGGGTTATGCAATAAATACTctagactcaagcctacatgcaatgtggtactatttttcagtgaaaaatctcgtcgggcgcctaggagtacatgatagaacatgcctcacaatgggtaagtcaggtcactcttactaagtgaaatcatagggagaccagtcaaggtcacactgttttgcgagaactctccaaccatgtgggatcggcacagacttaaaggagcactcaaaccggatgacccccaaggcctacactctgaagagtccgtcagggcctctccctcctgatttaggtccaacccaaaaaaaaaacatttgaacacACAAACTCTACCTATGAATTATGTAatgcacacaactactcaattgttttcaaaatctcaattgtatatatattttttaaaaaaaaaatatatattttaactcaGTGCGCTtgaagtgattaaactcgtcgggttcccacaatggatcccatcacaactcatcgcgcattaactcgtcgcccttaaagggtcctACAGTTGTGTGATTACATAATTCATGGCTCACAACTCAAAATATACAACATCTCAAGAGTAATGTAATTCACAATCCATTACATATCAAATGATTATCACTTACACATCATCTCAATCACATTTTcatagtaaaataatttatcgcaTCTCATACATCCTACACATATTATTCAATAGTAACATTTactttatacaataaaaatataaatataaattaaaccgaaatatattaattcaataaaatgaaaaaaaaaacttctacaaCAATTAATCTATAAAGTC harbors:
- the LOC102665396 gene encoding uncharacterized protein — its product is MECQDHQKVLFATHMLADEAEYWWENTRPRLEGVGGVVVPWGTFRQTFLEKYFPEDVKNRKEMEFLELKQGSMTVEEYAVMFENLVRYFPHYQGEAGERFKCVKFVNGLRPEVKMMVNYHSIHNFAQLTNMCRTFDEDQCEKAAFYRNANASHGKEKKLVTHSRAKPYSAPLGKYGNHSGGQRTSGGHHLACGSSTS